Proteins encoded together in one Anaerobaca lacustris window:
- a CDS encoding PulJ/GspJ family protein produces the protein MRTRAFTLVEMLVVITVLPFAAIAFSGLFATSVRDVPRMTRIVQENTRVLDLVRHIRDDVDAAVDLPDASGEVRSDDRTLLIALPEGVICYRMDEAGVTRTRLDQAEAQTEGVWRFRDAVITWWRWQQGEEAHAVEVRTFLQERIAGKTREKLANSYVYFIGGLAKAEEAP, from the coding sequence ATGAGAACAAGGGCCTTCACACTGGTCGAGATGCTCGTAGTGATCACCGTCCTGCCATTCGCGGCCATTGCCTTCAGCGGTTTGTTTGCGACATCCGTTCGCGATGTGCCTCGCATGACGCGCATCGTACAGGAGAACACCAGGGTCCTGGATCTGGTCCGCCACATACGCGACGACGTGGACGCGGCTGTCGATCTGCCCGACGCGTCTGGCGAGGTCCGAAGCGATGACCGAACGCTCCTGATCGCCTTGCCCGAGGGCGTGATCTGCTATCGAATGGACGAAGCCGGCGTGACTCGGACGCGGCTCGACCAGGCCGAGGCGCAAACCGAGGGGGTCTGGCGATTTCGCGATGCGGTAATCACCTGGTGGCGCTGGCAACAGGGCGAGGAAGCACATGCCGTCGAGGTGCGCACGTTTTTGCAGGAACGCATTGCCGGCAAGACCAGAGAGAAGTTGGCCAATTCCTATGTCTACTTCATCGGCGGCCTGGCCAAGGCGGAGGAAGCCCCATGA
- a CDS encoding type II secretion system protein, whose protein sequence is MSERTRQTNGFMLAELIVAMSLFALLLAGLTVSVGGFSAFNRHQWARQQCIAAAMAQLDSVAATGAPIDADECKRLWPRVTVSLERALGEGQWAGLERIDVKAGAQAGSRQVVVELSRYVAPAGQPAEEEGS, encoded by the coding sequence GTGTCGGAAAGGACAAGACAAACAAACGGTTTCATGCTGGCCGAGCTGATCGTGGCCATGTCGCTGTTCGCTCTGCTGCTGGCCGGACTGACGGTTTCGGTAGGCGGCTTCAGCGCCTTCAACCGCCATCAGTGGGCCCGTCAGCAGTGCATCGCGGCGGCCATGGCCCAGCTCGACAGCGTGGCCGCCACCGGCGCCCCGATCGACGCCGACGAGTGCAAGCGGCTTTGGCCGCGAGTGACCGTCTCACTGGAGAGGGCGCTGGGAGAAGGGCAGTGGGCCGGACTCGAACGGATCGACGTCAAGGCCGGCGCGCAGGCCGGCTCCAGGCAAGTGGTCGTTGAACTGTCACGGTATGTTGCGCCGGCAGGGCAACCCGCTGAAGAGGAGGGCTCGTGA